A region from the Polycladomyces zharkentensis genome encodes:
- a CDS encoding thioredoxin family protein: MALTESNMFPLGAKAPSFTLPDVVSGKNVSLDELKSEIATVIMFICNHCPYVKHVQDQLVKLANDYIPKGISFIAINANDAEKYPEDSPEKMKEVAQKLGYPFPYLFDETQEVAKAYQAACTPDFYIFDRDLKCVYRGQLDDSRPGNDIPVTGESIRSALDSLLRNEPITVKQKPSIGCNIKWKD; this comes from the coding sequence ATGGCGCTTACCGAATCCAACATGTTTCCGCTCGGGGCAAAAGCTCCCTCTTTCACCCTGCCCGATGTCGTTTCCGGTAAAAACGTTTCCTTGGACGAATTGAAGTCGGAAATCGCCACCGTAATCATGTTTATCTGTAACCATTGTCCCTACGTCAAGCACGTGCAAGATCAACTGGTCAAACTGGCCAACGATTATATCCCCAAAGGCATTTCCTTTATCGCCATTAACGCCAATGACGCGGAAAAATACCCGGAAGATTCTCCTGAAAAGATGAAAGAAGTTGCCCAAAAGCTGGGATATCCGTTCCCTTATCTCTTTGACGAAACCCAAGAGGTTGCGAAAGCGTATCAAGCGGCTTGTACACCGGACTTCTACATTTTTGACCGGGACTTGAAATGCGTATACCGCGGACAGTTGGACGATTCCCGCCCCGGCAATGACATCCCCGTCACCGGCGAATCCATTCGCTCCGCCTTGGACAGCTTGCTTCGAAACGAGCCGATCACAGTGAAACAAAAACCCAGCATCGGATGCAATATCAAATGGAAAGATTGA
- a CDS encoding YncE family protein translates to MNSWFARFMVIILMLSQTSCAWGDPGFDRAEVGVIYTDALRKDSELVMFDQGGERVGSRRFNEMGIFRIVPDERGDWLLPVQFGQGWIRITREGKETKESVRPFPIDVLSKPGILLASYNSGLHTNTLEVDLKKEGRTYHVELDGFLRVLEADEQRVYVFADLVSAKKSLLYVLDRKTGKMKREIPLETGEADDILLSDGRVLLSSRSGGGRIAVVEQQNWQVRYVTLPFAEPQYLLPDGDRILVTHAGSKGRISILDAATLRVTGTIRLPQPIYKVSEANGKLYVLTQSHSREKGGEIGVYSIKDWKRERRWDLPVIRDTLVQDLEVAER, encoded by the coding sequence ATGAACAGCTGGTTTGCCCGGTTCATGGTGATCATCCTGATGTTGTCACAGACCTCCTGTGCTTGGGGTGACCCGGGTTTTGACCGGGCGGAGGTGGGTGTGATCTATACCGATGCGCTCCGTAAAGACAGCGAACTGGTCATGTTTGATCAAGGCGGAGAGCGAGTTGGCAGCCGACGTTTCAACGAAATGGGCATCTTCCGGATCGTGCCGGATGAGAGAGGGGACTGGCTCTTGCCCGTGCAGTTCGGTCAAGGGTGGATACGAATCACCAGGGAGGGCAAGGAGACAAAGGAAAGCGTCCGTCCGTTTCCGATTGATGTCCTTTCTAAGCCCGGTATCCTGCTGGCCTCATACAACAGCGGGCTCCATACCAATACACTGGAGGTAGATTTGAAGAAAGAGGGACGTACTTACCATGTGGAACTGGACGGTTTCCTCCGCGTCTTGGAGGCGGATGAGCAAAGGGTGTATGTGTTCGCCGACCTGGTGAGCGCCAAAAAGTCCCTCTTGTACGTGTTGGACCGGAAAACGGGCAAGATGAAGCGGGAGATCCCGCTGGAGACGGGTGAAGCGGATGACATTCTTCTGTCGGACGGTCGAGTCCTGCTGTCATCGAGGAGCGGAGGCGGGCGGATTGCCGTGGTGGAGCAGCAGAACTGGCAGGTGCGTTACGTGACGCTTCCCTTTGCCGAACCCCAATACCTGCTGCCGGACGGAGACCGAATCCTGGTCACGCATGCGGGTTCAAAAGGGCGGATCAGCATCCTGGATGCCGCCACCCTTCGGGTCACGGGTACGATACGGCTTCCCCAACCCATCTATAAGGTGAGTGAGGCGAACGGCAAGCTGTATGTTCTCACCCAATCGCACTCGCGGGAAAAAGGCGGGGAGATCGGAGTGTATTCCATCAAAGACTGGAAACGGGAGAGACGGTGGGATTTGCCTGTGATTCGCGATACCCTGGTGCAGGATTTGGAAGTGGCGGAGAGGTAG
- a CDS encoding YiiX/YebB-like N1pC/P60 family cysteine hydrolase: MRFRWWLALVVLTVGLGVGVPQGAAAGVTDLSAEQWKDVEQAKAKTERELIQPSKVFDIQKVREESRKRNLDSNKVLQRQQIGAIASAVGTAGDILVTLDGTSSGSSAWAGGHAGVVSDVSGYVVESFGNKGDLNGVRHWPNDWATRYHHVRGLWVSGAYDSNYAYSASYSRNQIGLPYNYNFFNITTTSSFYCSQLVWRSWYNQGWELNDGGAVWPVDLLESPYTIVFYSQG; the protein is encoded by the coding sequence ATGCGTTTCCGATGGTGGTTGGCGCTCGTTGTTTTGACCGTTGGGCTGGGAGTGGGGGTACCGCAGGGTGCTGCGGCAGGTGTGACCGATTTGTCTGCAGAACAATGGAAGGACGTGGAACAGGCCAAGGCAAAGACGGAGAGGGAGTTGATTCAGCCGTCCAAGGTGTTTGATATCCAAAAAGTGCGGGAGGAATCCCGGAAACGGAACTTGGATTCGAACAAAGTACTTCAGCGTCAACAAATAGGTGCGATAGCAAGTGCGGTGGGAACCGCTGGTGACATACTGGTGACCCTGGACGGCACCAGCTCCGGCTCTTCGGCCTGGGCAGGCGGGCACGCAGGTGTGGTGTCGGATGTCTCCGGCTATGTGGTGGAGAGCTTCGGCAACAAGGGTGACCTGAACGGCGTACGCCACTGGCCCAACGACTGGGCGACCCGGTATCACCATGTGCGGGGGTTGTGGGTGTCCGGCGCGTATGATTCCAACTACGCTTACTCCGCCTCCTATTCCCGAAACCAGATCGGTCTTCCGTACAACTACAACTTTTTCAACATCACCACCACCAGTTCGTTCTACTGCTCCCAGCTGGTCTGGCGCTCCTGGTACAACCAGGGATGGGAGCTCAATGACGGCGGTGCTGTCTGGCCGGTGGACCTGCTCGAAAGCCCTTATACCATCGTCTTCTACAGCCAGGGATAA
- the mobB gene encoding molybdopterin-guanine dinucleotide biosynthesis protein B, which produces MNQQPAVLSVVGYSNSGKTTLITRLIERLCQHGWKVGTIKHHGKTMEWDRPGKDTWRHREAGADIVTISASNQTVVCFPRTLEVEELLPFYSACDLVLVEGFKRAGWPKWVVLRREEDFPLLRELHNIQAVVSWFPIDDCPYPLYAVDDVDGMEAALVRWLNQA; this is translated from the coding sequence ATGAATCAACAACCTGCCGTACTCTCCGTCGTCGGGTATTCCAACTCCGGCAAAACCACTCTGATCACCCGTCTGATCGAGCGATTGTGCCAACACGGGTGGAAAGTGGGGACAATCAAGCACCACGGGAAAACCATGGAATGGGACCGGCCGGGCAAGGACACGTGGCGGCACCGAGAGGCCGGGGCGGACATCGTGACGATCAGCGCGTCCAATCAGACGGTGGTGTGTTTTCCGCGGACATTGGAGGTGGAAGAGCTGTTGCCCTTTTACTCTGCGTGTGATCTCGTGCTGGTGGAAGGATTCAAGCGGGCGGGTTGGCCAAAATGGGTCGTCCTTCGCCGGGAGGAAGATTTCCCGCTGTTGAGGGAGTTGCACAACATCCAGGCGGTGGTCAGCTGGTTTCCGATCGACGACTGTCCGTATCCGCTGTACGCCGTCGACGATGTGGACGGTATGGAAGCGGCTTTGGTCCGTTGGTTGAATCAAGCGTGA
- a CDS encoding ABC transporter substrate-binding protein, translated as MRRQRWFLGGWFAVLLTVMTACSGSQDWKVSGDPARLEGKVVVNTIDFKIDDYTDPVTGAKMPGLKTAMKPFLKKHPNLQVEFINIPWQDYNTKQQTMLMSGQADVFYLPQFRAFYEQGLIRPIDDLLRQDTTLRLSSRYQRSVLPLIKDRTGKNTLGLPSGAFSRLITVDNQLFRDWGVEPLSTRPTPEEVLAKAKRMTGKNPRTGEQTYGLYWDGVWRTSTLLESLISYYGGRNEVVTGDVSRPHTLNFHFHHPAFVKSVQWMMAATPYVHPGFLVSQGQENLFTDRNQHAIVLENPNMEVPWKQYVGKKDSRLLQRFSLRVNFKGPDGLGSPISTTPWCISAKTRNPAAAWEVVKFLSGPQIQQFKYENEMVPPSVQPFDFQRKDDPYVPVYVQNAKTNTTTPWLMDMPYQKTILVPWVSKVLSQVQQGKRVDLNKEIDQLQQRMEQWAEEQGR; from the coding sequence ATGAGACGGCAACGTTGGTTTCTCGGCGGGTGGTTTGCGGTGCTGTTGACGGTGATGACGGCTTGCTCAGGCTCCCAAGACTGGAAAGTAAGCGGAGATCCGGCCCGGTTGGAGGGCAAAGTGGTGGTCAACACCATCGACTTTAAAATCGACGATTACACGGATCCGGTGACGGGAGCCAAAATGCCGGGACTGAAGACCGCGATGAAACCCTTTTTGAAAAAACATCCAAATTTGCAGGTGGAATTCATCAACATACCGTGGCAGGATTACAACACCAAACAGCAAACCATGCTGATGAGCGGGCAGGCGGATGTGTTCTATCTCCCGCAGTTTCGCGCCTTTTATGAGCAGGGACTGATCCGCCCGATCGATGATCTGCTCCGGCAAGACACCACGCTGCGGCTTTCCTCACGTTATCAGCGGTCGGTTTTGCCACTGATCAAAGACCGTACGGGGAAAAATACGTTGGGACTGCCGTCCGGGGCGTTTTCGCGTCTGATCACGGTGGACAATCAACTGTTCCGCGATTGGGGGGTCGAACCGCTGTCGACCCGTCCCACACCCGAAGAAGTATTGGCGAAAGCGAAGCGTATGACGGGGAAAAATCCACGAACGGGTGAACAAACCTACGGCCTCTACTGGGACGGCGTCTGGCGCACCTCCACACTGTTGGAAAGCTTGATCAGCTATTATGGGGGGAGAAACGAGGTGGTCACCGGTGACGTCTCCCGACCGCACACGTTGAATTTCCACTTTCACCATCCCGCATTTGTCAAAAGCGTGCAGTGGATGATGGCGGCAACCCCCTATGTTCATCCCGGATTCCTGGTGAGCCAGGGACAGGAAAACCTGTTTACCGACCGGAATCAGCATGCGATCGTGCTGGAAAACCCCAACATGGAAGTACCGTGGAAACAATATGTCGGGAAAAAGGATAGCCGTTTGTTGCAACGCTTTTCCCTGCGTGTCAACTTCAAGGGACCGGATGGCTTGGGTTCGCCGATCAGCACGACGCCGTGGTGCATCTCAGCCAAAACGCGCAACCCGGCGGCGGCGTGGGAAGTGGTCAAATTCCTCTCAGGCCCCCAAATTCAGCAGTTCAAATACGAAAATGAAATGGTTCCGCCCAGCGTTCAGCCCTTTGATTTCCAAAGAAAAGACGATCCCTATGTGCCCGTCTACGTTCAAAATGCCAAAACCAATACCACTACGCCGTGGTTGATGGATATGCCGTACCAAAAAACGATCCTGGTCCCCTGGGTGAGCAAAGTGTTATCCCAGGTGCAGCAAGGAAAGCGGGTCGATCTGAACAAAGAGATTGACCAGTTGCAACAGCGAATGGAACAATGGGCCGAGGAACAGGGGCGTTGA
- a CDS encoding carbohydrate ABC transporter permease yields the protein MFRQTTWGQWCVMVLLSIGAGIMLVPFLWMVSTSLDGQAMTQVPFPPRLIPEEPTWKSYVIPFANVPLARYFLNSFLIALCEVSVSVLSALMAGYAFSLLRFRGARGLFLFALGTLMIPPEVAMIPSFLLLNEWGMTNSLWAFLLPSLAAVVGTFLVKQYMDTLPAELRDAAKMDGASEWTIFWRIYVPLSGPVIATLVILQFLWSWNDVLWPLLMLSHPDWYTVQIGVAMFVHDSGQRILPAIHMAVAVLSLLPVLVLYLLLQRYVVKSIAYSGIKQ from the coding sequence ATGTTTCGTCAAACCACTTGGGGTCAATGGTGCGTCATGGTGTTGTTGTCGATCGGGGCGGGGATCATGCTGGTTCCGTTCCTGTGGATGGTGTCCACCAGTTTGGACGGTCAGGCGATGACGCAGGTGCCGTTTCCGCCGCGATTGATTCCGGAGGAGCCGACTTGGAAAAGCTATGTCATTCCGTTTGCCAATGTACCGCTGGCCCGCTATTTTCTCAATTCCTTTCTTATTGCATTGTGTGAAGTATCGGTTTCCGTATTGTCGGCATTGATGGCGGGATATGCGTTTTCCCTGCTGCGTTTCCGCGGTGCGAGAGGGTTGTTTCTGTTTGCATTGGGAACGTTGATGATCCCGCCGGAAGTGGCGATGATTCCCTCGTTTCTGCTGCTGAATGAATGGGGGATGACCAATTCGTTGTGGGCATTTCTTTTGCCGTCATTGGCGGCGGTCGTCGGTACGTTTTTGGTCAAGCAGTACATGGATACATTACCTGCGGAATTGCGGGATGCGGCCAAAATGGATGGCGCATCCGAATGGACCATTTTCTGGCGCATCTATGTTCCGCTGTCCGGACCGGTTATCGCCACACTGGTGATCCTGCAGTTTTTATGGTCTTGGAATGACGTGTTGTGGCCGTTGTTGATGCTGAGTCATCCGGACTGGTATACCGTGCAGATCGGGGTGGCGATGTTTGTGCATGACAGCGGTCAGCGGATTTTGCCCGCCATTCACATGGCGGTGGCGGTACTCAGTTTGTTGCCGGTGCTGGTCTTGTATCTGCTGTTACAGCGGTATGTGGTGAAAAGTATCGCTTATTCCGGGATCAAGCAATGA
- a CDS encoding DoxX family protein, protein MTQSRTEWGLLLGRIVLGIVMLAHGLQKMFALGQVAQMFTGQMGLPGPLAYVVAVVETVAGLLLIVGLWVEIAAAAVGLVMVGAIATVKWKAGFFGGYELDLALLGLSLVLTLSGSRKWALSSLWSKKASSEEDPTDAS, encoded by the coding sequence ATGACACAATCAAGAACAGAGTGGGGCTTGTTGTTGGGTCGAATCGTTTTGGGTATCGTGATGTTGGCACATGGATTGCAAAAAATGTTTGCACTGGGTCAAGTGGCGCAGATGTTCACTGGTCAAATGGGATTGCCGGGACCGTTGGCATATGTCGTGGCTGTGGTGGAGACCGTAGCCGGATTGTTATTGATCGTGGGATTGTGGGTGGAAATCGCAGCCGCGGCAGTCGGATTGGTGATGGTGGGGGCGATCGCCACAGTCAAATGGAAAGCGGGCTTTTTCGGCGGATACGAACTGGATCTGGCATTGTTGGGACTCAGTCTGGTGCTGACGCTGAGCGGCAGTCGGAAATGGGCGTTGTCTTCGCTGTGGTCAAAAAAAGCATCATCGGAGGAGGACCCTACCGACGCAAGCTGA
- a CDS encoding carbohydrate ABC transporter permease, translating into MGKRGRIRLEDLAGWGFILPLMAGLLMFRLYPLVESLRLSFFHTNGVVETWAGWDNYRYLLLDDDFWEALRNTLVLGGMGIAISIPGSLVLATWIHSARWCRTFFRAVYFLPNITSMVAVAVVFQFLFYPTDQGLINYVLTGLGLPAQGWFADPDTSKLAVALMGVWHGIGYSILIVLAGLQSVPGELYEAASIDGAGPFRQWWHVTLPGVRPILVFLLITGMISAMRRFNDVWMIGGEAGNPGGSLSTLMLYIYRVGFHSFELGKASAAAYLLFVVVFLLTLAHFRLIRFQRRE; encoded by the coding sequence ATGGGCAAACGAGGCCGAATTCGGTTGGAAGACCTCGCGGGATGGGGATTCATCCTGCCGCTGATGGCGGGATTGTTGATGTTTCGGTTGTATCCGTTGGTGGAATCCCTGAGACTCAGTTTTTTTCATACCAACGGGGTGGTGGAAACGTGGGCGGGATGGGACAATTACCGTTACCTGCTGCTGGACGATGATTTCTGGGAAGCGCTGCGCAACACACTGGTTCTGGGTGGGATGGGAATAGCGATCAGCATTCCCGGTTCGTTGGTGTTGGCGACATGGATTCATTCGGCCCGATGGTGCCGCACCTTTTTCCGTGCGGTGTATTTCCTGCCCAACATCACGTCGATGGTGGCGGTGGCGGTCGTTTTTCAGTTTCTTTTCTATCCCACCGATCAAGGGTTGATCAATTATGTGCTGACCGGATTGGGTCTTCCGGCGCAGGGTTGGTTTGCCGATCCCGATACATCCAAGCTGGCGGTGGCTCTGATGGGCGTATGGCATGGGATCGGATATTCTATCTTGATCGTGTTGGCGGGTTTGCAGTCGGTGCCGGGCGAATTGTATGAAGCGGCCTCGATTGACGGCGCCGGACCGTTTCGACAATGGTGGCACGTAACCTTGCCGGGCGTCCGCCCGATTCTCGTTTTTTTGCTGATCACCGGCATGATCAGCGCCATGCGGCGATTCAACGACGTATGGATGATTGGCGGCGAGGCGGGCAATCCCGGGGGGAGTTTGTCCACATTGATGCTGTACATCTATCGTGTCGGTTTTCACAGCTTTGAGCTGGGCAAGGCTTCAGCCGCCGCGTATTTGTTGTTTGTTGTCGTCTTTTTGCTCACGTTGGCTCATTTTCGCCTGATCCGGTTTCAACGGCGTGAATAG
- a CDS encoding adenine phosphoribosyltransferase yields MDFKEKIRVIPDFPQPGIRFKDITTLLKEGPAYRAAIDTMVERLKDKQIDLIVGPEARGFVVGAPLAYALGAGFVPVRKAGKLPGETIETEYSLEYGKDKLAIHRDAIQPGQRVLVADDLLATGGTISATINLVRQLQGELVGAAFFIELTYLNGREKLQGIDVFSLVRY; encoded by the coding sequence ATGGATTTCAAAGAAAAGATTCGCGTCATTCCGGACTTCCCGCAACCGGGTATTCGGTTTAAGGACATCACCACGCTGTTAAAGGAAGGACCGGCTTACCGCGCAGCCATCGATACCATGGTGGAACGTCTGAAGGACAAGCAAATCGACTTGATTGTCGGACCGGAAGCACGGGGGTTCGTCGTCGGCGCGCCGTTGGCCTACGCATTGGGGGCCGGCTTCGTACCTGTACGAAAAGCGGGCAAATTGCCGGGGGAAACGATTGAAACCGAGTACAGCCTGGAATACGGGAAAGACAAACTGGCCATCCACCGGGATGCGATCCAGCCGGGGCAACGCGTACTGGTTGCGGATGACCTCCTGGCCACGGGCGGTACGATCAGTGCCACGATCAACCTGGTTCGACAACTCCAGGGCGAGTTGGTGGGCGCTGCGTTTTTCATTGAATTGACCTACCTCAACGGTCGCGAAAAATTGCAAGGCATCGACGTGTTCTCCTTGGTTCGGTATTGA
- the recJ gene encoding single-stranded-DNA-specific exonuclease RecJ gives MLRPKTRWLTVEADQASCSALADSLGVHPVVARLLVNRGLTEVESARRFLRADASDLHDPFLMDGMEEAVDRIRTALKRNEKILVYGDYDADGISSTALMMTVLRRLGADAHYYIPNRFREGYGLNKEALAKAKADEVDLVITVDTGISAVEEAAYARELGLDLIITDHHEPPDVIPESLAVINPKKPNCPYPFDMLAGVGVAFKLVQALLGEVPEEVWELAALGTIADLVPLVDENRIIAVGGLRRMNQRRHVGLRALMDVSGIRGEVGSGHVGFSLGPRINASGRLDSAVHAVELLLTQDDETAYALANQLDQMNRERQQLVEKIFAEAQAMVEADPEAHRRFIVVASPGWNVGVIGIVASRLVERYYRPAIVLGIDEETGMAKGSARSIEGLDMYRALSECADLLPHFGGHKMAAGMTLPARDVPELHRRLNRLAAEWLTEEDYIPVSRVESELTPDQVSVELIEQLEHLAPYGVGNPTPRFRVTGAGLSQIQLMGADRNHVKLILSGGNGTLDAVGFRMKELAEEITPHARIEVLGELQINEWNNQRTPQLLIRDVHVPHVQIFDWRGNGDKRDRLDRLLADPYTLLLTSAPEKTLAPDQPTAWSVSWDEWEKEAQTAPERWSEIRRLVLLEPPPSLQTWERLVYTLSHVERFYFAFGDAGMDDVLLKTPDREGFKQLYGWLLRVESVRLPRDLQRLQKLTGLSRRMIAFMLRVFQELEFVDGSGDHLRVVPQPAKRPLHTSASYRRQIERERVMRQLVYSSYRELCHYVFDLLGLDLKIGGDENGFQRKDSRHSGLPATGYSV, from the coding sequence ATGCTGCGCCCGAAAACACGCTGGCTGACCGTGGAGGCGGATCAGGCCAGCTGTTCTGCCTTGGCGGACTCGCTTGGAGTCCATCCGGTCGTCGCGCGTCTCTTGGTCAATCGGGGATTGACCGAGGTGGAATCTGCGCGGCGGTTTTTACGTGCAGACGCTTCCGATTTGCACGATCCTTTTTTGATGGACGGGATGGAAGAAGCGGTGGACCGCATCCGAACAGCACTGAAACGAAATGAGAAAATCTTGGTATACGGTGATTACGACGCAGACGGTATATCCAGTACCGCCTTGATGATGACGGTATTGCGGCGCCTGGGTGCTGATGCACACTATTACATACCCAATCGTTTTCGTGAAGGATATGGGTTGAACAAGGAAGCGCTGGCCAAAGCCAAAGCGGATGAGGTCGATTTGGTCATTACGGTGGATACCGGTATCAGTGCGGTGGAAGAAGCCGCATATGCCCGGGAGTTGGGGTTGGATCTCATCATTACGGACCATCACGAACCTCCGGATGTGATCCCCGAGTCATTGGCGGTGATCAATCCAAAAAAGCCGAACTGCCCGTATCCGTTTGATATGTTGGCCGGAGTGGGCGTTGCGTTCAAATTGGTTCAGGCTTTGCTGGGAGAAGTGCCGGAAGAAGTGTGGGAATTGGCGGCACTGGGTACGATCGCGGACCTCGTCCCATTGGTGGATGAAAACCGAATCATCGCTGTCGGCGGTTTGCGTAGAATGAACCAGCGGAGACATGTCGGCCTGCGGGCGTTGATGGATGTCTCCGGGATCCGCGGCGAGGTGGGGTCGGGTCATGTCGGATTTTCGCTCGGTCCGAGAATCAATGCGAGCGGACGTCTGGACAGTGCGGTGCATGCGGTGGAACTGTTGTTGACGCAAGACGATGAAACCGCTTATGCGCTGGCCAATCAACTGGATCAGATGAACCGGGAACGACAACAATTGGTAGAGAAGATCTTTGCGGAAGCGCAGGCGATGGTGGAAGCGGACCCTGAAGCGCATCGCCGGTTCATCGTGGTCGCATCACCCGGTTGGAATGTCGGTGTCATCGGTATCGTTGCATCCCGGTTGGTGGAACGCTACTACCGGCCCGCCATCGTGCTCGGTATCGACGAGGAGACGGGGATGGCCAAAGGTTCGGCACGCAGTATCGAAGGACTGGACATGTATCGTGCCCTGTCGGAGTGCGCCGATCTGCTCCCTCATTTCGGCGGCCACAAAATGGCGGCGGGCATGACGCTTCCGGCCCGGGACGTACCGGAATTGCACCGGCGGCTGAACCGTCTGGCGGCCGAATGGCTGACCGAGGAGGATTACATTCCGGTCTCCCGGGTGGAATCCGAACTGACACCGGATCAGGTGAGCGTGGAATTGATCGAACAATTAGAGCACCTTGCACCGTACGGCGTGGGGAATCCCACCCCGCGGTTTCGTGTCACGGGAGCGGGTTTGTCCCAAATCCAACTAATGGGAGCGGACCGCAATCATGTGAAATTGATTTTATCGGGCGGAAACGGTACATTGGATGCGGTGGGATTCCGTATGAAGGAGTTGGCCGAGGAAATCACCCCGCACGCCCGGATCGAGGTGTTGGGAGAACTGCAGATCAACGAGTGGAACAACCAACGAACCCCTCAGCTGTTGATTCGCGATGTTCACGTTCCGCACGTCCAGATCTTCGATTGGCGGGGAAACGGAGACAAACGGGATCGACTGGATCGGTTGCTTGCGGATCCGTACACGTTATTGCTGACTTCCGCTCCTGAAAAGACATTGGCTCCGGATCAACCGACGGCTTGGTCGGTATCCTGGGACGAATGGGAGAAGGAAGCACAGACGGCACCGGAGCGGTGGTCGGAGATTCGCCGGTTGGTGTTGTTGGAACCCCCTCCCAGTTTGCAGACGTGGGAACGGCTCGTTTACACACTTTCGCATGTGGAACGTTTTTATTTCGCGTTCGGCGATGCCGGGATGGATGATGTGCTGTTGAAAACCCCGGACAGGGAAGGGTTCAAACAATTGTACGGTTGGTTGTTGCGCGTGGAGTCAGTTCGTTTGCCGCGGGATTTACAACGTCTTCAAAAGCTGACCGGTCTTTCCAGGCGGATGATCGCCTTCATGTTGCGGGTGTTTCAGGAACTGGAATTTGTGGATGGCAGCGGGGATCATCTTCGGGTCGTGCCACAACCGGCCAAGCGACCGCTCCACACCTCCGCTTCCTATCGGCGGCAGATCGAGCGAGAGCGCGTGATGCGCCAACTCGTGTATTCTTCCTACCGGGAATTATGCCATTATGTATTCGATCTTCTGGGACTGGACTTGAAAATAGGAGGAGACGAAAATGGATTTCAAAGAAAAGATTCGCGTCATTCCGGACTTCCCGCAACCGGGTATTCGGTTTAA
- a CDS encoding cation diffusion facilitator family transporter, which produces MRSDQFRQAEKGAWIGIIGNALLALFKGMIGVMAQSQALIADAVHSASDVAGSLAVLIGVRAAQLPPDEDHPYGHGKAESIAAIIVAVLLGVVGFQMVYDSFESLFVPARAPGWWAAVAAVVSMVVKEWMFRYKYRLGQRIGSQALIVNAWEHRSDVFSSFAALLGIGGAILGARLGVSPLVYLDAVAGIFVSILVLLMAYKLAKESIHTTMDHVLHEEDAAELVDTAASVPGVTRVDELRAREHGHYVIVDVKIAVDPQITVEQGHQIGKRVKHTLMDRFDHVSDVLVHVNPYSEEEKKT; this is translated from the coding sequence ATGAGATCGGATCAATTTCGTCAAGCGGAAAAGGGAGCTTGGATCGGGATCATCGGAAACGCGCTGTTGGCTTTATTCAAGGGGATGATCGGCGTGATGGCACAGAGTCAAGCCTTGATCGCGGACGCTGTCCATTCGGCCTCCGATGTGGCCGGTTCCCTCGCCGTGCTGATCGGGGTGCGGGCCGCGCAATTGCCGCCGGATGAAGATCATCCTTACGGCCACGGCAAAGCCGAATCCATCGCTGCGATTATCGTCGCGGTGCTGCTGGGCGTAGTGGGATTTCAGATGGTGTATGACTCGTTTGAGTCGCTGTTTGTACCCGCTCGGGCGCCCGGTTGGTGGGCCGCTGTTGCCGCAGTGGTTTCCATGGTCGTCAAGGAATGGATGTTTCGCTACAAGTACCGGTTGGGCCAACGGATTGGTTCGCAGGCTTTGATTGTCAACGCGTGGGAACACCGTTCCGACGTGTTTTCCTCATTTGCCGCTTTGCTTGGAATCGGCGGCGCGATTTTGGGAGCTCGCCTGGGTGTATCCCCGTTGGTTTATTTGGATGCGGTTGCAGGCATCTTTGTATCCATTCTGGTTTTGCTGATGGCTTACAAGTTGGCCAAAGAGTCGATTCACACCACGATGGACCACGTTTTGCACGAGGAGGATGCCGCGGAGTTGGTGGATACGGCCGCTTCCGTACCCGGGGTGACGCGGGTGGACGAGTTGCGCGCCAGAGAGCACGGACATTATGTCATCGTTGACGTGAAAATCGCGGTAGATCCCCAGATCACGGTGGAACAGGGACATCAAATCGGCAAACGGGTCAAACATACGCTGATGGATCGCTTTGATCATGTTTCCGACGTGCTGGTACATGTCAATCCCTATTCCGAAGAAGAAAAGAAGACATGA